The region CATCGCGATCGCCACGATCAGCGTGCTGGCCAACATCGCCTTCTTCGCGGCGTACCCGCTCTGGTCGGCGGTGGTGATCGTGCTCGACGTGCTCGTGCTCTACGCGTTGGCCGCCCACGGCCGGGAGGCCGGTCGCAGATAGCCCGGGTCAGGCGTTCTACCGCATGCCCGGCATACCCGCTTGCACAGCCAGGAGGCGGACAGCGGACAGGCGGTCCGGCACCTGGGGAAGCAAGGAGAGCGGGGTCGCCGTCGCGTGTCGGGTTCCCGAGCCTGCCGACGGGCTGGCGCGCTTGTGGATCGTGTCGTCGATCCAGGTCCGGTAGGACGAGACCGCGTTCCACTGGCCGTACCCCGTGCCGCACTTGCCGTCCTCGTCGGCGGGCCCGCTGGTGACACCGACCAGTTCCCAGTCACCCGGCCTGCCTCGCAGCTGCGGGCCGCCCGAGTCGCCTTGGCAGAGGTTGGTGCCGGGGACAGCGCCTTGCCCGCAGATGTTCCGGGCCTTGTCCATTCCCGCAGTGCACCTGTCGTCGGGGACGACCCGAGCGCTGAGCTCCTGCAGCTCGCGCGGGATGTCCTGGGTGTTCTCGTTGGTCCTGCCCCAGCCGATGACACGGGTCATGGACTCCGGCGCTTCGGGGTTCGTCGCGAGCTTGACGGGCTTCTGCGGGACGGAGTGGTCCAGTCGCAGCAGGGCGAGATCCGCCGTCGACTCCTTGTTCTCGGGGTTCACCACGATCTGGGTGACCTTGGCCGTGCTGCCGCCCGTGATCCGGTCCTCGCTGCCGACTCGCGCGGTCACGCCGTCGGCCGGTCGCGCGACGGGTGATCCGTTCGCCCCCGGATCCGACACGCAGTGCGCGGCCGTGAGCACCCAGTCAGGGGCGACGAGCGAGCCCCCGCAGAAGAACTTGCCGTTGTGGTCGAGGCTCGTCATGAACGGGTACGAATCGACCGCGTTGTTGCCGCCGATGACCTGAGGCGCCGTACCGGCAGCAGTAGCGGCAGGCGCGACCAGCAGGGACGCCGCGATGGCGGTGATGGACAGGCAAAGACGCATTGGAGTGGCCCTTCACGCGGAAGCGGCCGACTTTAGGACCGCTCCGGGAAGGGCGTCCAGCGCTCCCGAGGCTGGGCTGTGCGTGAGGACACAACGGGGAAGCAGAGCGCAATCGAGCGAGCATCGACAGTGAGCAGCCGGCCGCTCCGAGCGCTGATCTTCCGGTACGGCGATCAGCACCTTCGATTCGAGTTCAGGCGGGTCGGCGGTGGATCATTCGGCCGCGGGGACCTTGCTCGTGTAGGTCGCGTTGCGGGTAACCCAGATCGAGAGCGGCGGGCCCTGCGCCCGCGCCTGCGCGACTTTCAGCTTGTCCGCCCTGTCGCCCTGGTCGGCGCGTTTCTGGAGGTCGGTGAGCTTCTCCTGGTGGCGTTGCAGGACGGCCTGCTCCTCGTCGGAGAGGTGCTTGGGGTCGTCGAGCATGCTCAGCCCGCAGCTCAGTCCGCCGCTGCCTTCGATCCAGCGGGGGTTGTCCAGCCGCAGCTCCAGCGTGGCGCGCCGCTGCGGCTCGATGCGCGGGAAGGAAACGGTCTTGACGGTCTCGCCAGGCCCGAAGGTGACCGTCACGACGTCACCGTCCTTGCTGGCGGAGTCGCAGACCCAGTGGTTGTGCAGGTCCACCGCGACTGTGCCTTCGGTGGGGCCCTGCCCGACCTGGGCGAAGTCCTTCTCCCGATGGAGGGTGGAGATCTCCTTGGAGTGACCCTCGCCGGCCTCCTCGATCCAGGTCACCCTCCAGGCACCGGACCGGCGCACCTTGACGCCCTCGCGGCTGACCCTGACCTCGCAGACCGTCGGGTCGGAGTCCTCCCACTCCCCGCGCAGCGCCTGCAGCTTGGCGTGCAGCTCGCTGCCTTCGTCGCCGGCGGCCGCGCCGCTGCCGGTGCCGCGGATCTCCTCGTAGATCGGGGCGAGGCCGCGGGCGCGCTCGGCGTCGTCGACCTCCTGGGCGTGGAAGGACAGGACGGTGAGGTCCCGGTAGCTCTCCTCGCTCAGCTCGGTGACTTCGACGTCGCTCATGGAACTCCCCTATCTCGGTGGCCCGGCACGCTGATCATGCCGGGCGCCCCGGACCCGTGAGGACGGCCCCGTGGGGACGGCCCCGTGGGGACCGGCCGGACAGGCCACAGCAGACCTGCTTGCCGCGAGCATCGC is a window of Saccharopolyspora erythraea NRRL 2338 DNA encoding:
- a CDS encoding S1 family peptidase, whose translation is MRLCLSITAIAASLLVAPAATAAGTAPQVIGGNNAVDSYPFMTSLDHNGKFFCGGSLVAPDWVLTAAHCVSDPGANGSPVARPADGVTARVGSEDRITGGSTAKVTQIVVNPENKESTADLALLRLDHSVPQKPVKLATNPEAPESMTRVIGWGRTNENTQDIPRELQELSARVVPDDRCTAGMDKARNICGQGAVPGTNLCQGDSGGPQLRGRPGDWELVGVTSGPADEDGKCGTGYGQWNAVSSYRTWIDDTIHKRASPSAGSGTRHATATPLSLLPQVPDRLSAVRLLAVQAGMPGMR